One segment of Flavobacterium sp. DNA contains the following:
- a CDS encoding tyrosine-type recombinase/integrase, whose protein sequence is MALKGQKTTSDFLEWEKMQSIVLKLERDNDLKFALLIATGSYIGLRISDLLQLRWNQVLNQDYFTITEKKTKKTRKVTINPELQTILSRLFVQLKANESDLMFANRTGDKPFSVQYVNSKLKDIFAKYKVRGQYSSHFMRKTLGRRVWEVNKYSDQALLLLSQLFNHSNVSTTKIYLGIREQEISNLYLSV, encoded by the coding sequence ATGGCATTAAAAGGACAAAAGACGACAAGTGATTTTTTAGAGTGGGAAAAGATGCAGAGCATCGTTTTGAAACTGGAGCGTGATAACGACCTGAAATTTGCGCTACTTATTGCAACAGGTTCTTACATTGGTCTGAGAATTTCTGACCTGCTCCAGCTTCGTTGGAATCAGGTTTTGAATCAGGATTACTTCACGATAACCGAGAAGAAGACCAAAAAGACCAGAAAAGTGACCATCAACCCAGAGTTGCAGACCATCCTGAGTCGTCTGTTTGTTCAGCTCAAAGCTAACGAAAGCGATTTGATGTTCGCCAACCGCACTGGAGATAAGCCGTTCAGCGTCCAATACGTGAACAGCAAACTGAAAGATATTTTTGCCAAATATAAAGTGCGTGGTCAGTATTCAAGCCACTTTATGAGAAAAACCTTAGGTAGACGTGTATGGGAGGTCAACAAGTACAGTGACCAAGCTTTGCTGTTACTATCTCAATTATTCAATCATTCGAATGTTTCGACCACTAAAATCTATCTTGGAATCCGAGAACAGGAGATAAGTAACCTGTATTTAAGCGTATAG